A part of Desulfobacter sp. genomic DNA contains:
- a CDS encoding transporter substrate-binding domain-containing protein, whose amino-acid sequence MMILAALPVFFALIPFMVPPALAGQPQVVTLQLSAPHQFQFAGYYTAKEKGFYRKAGLDVLILEGGPGADVAGAVAAGDADFGILGSERVFDQFASGPVDPARLNQYRPDGEKPVIMGFIYRHSSKGLTVDLLFSSARFLSLNQEKAAVFRRASLKGWQYTLTHTHEVIDLIMDTYQPDTSRSQMEKDAALFRSVIFPGLAGLGQLESRVIRSNGQTYMELDRSPMGEKGLLAGFIYHGAPPESVRVSLTPGEALWLKRHPRVRVANEMNWAPYNFNKYGKPKGLAIEYFQRMAEILGIEPVFIDGHTRAELLEMFKQKQIDIMPDFYRNTEREPFTLFTPPYTRARLSVFVRNDAQNALTLETLKGRKVGILKGDDYLPAARKRVPGLLLEEGEDELGLIRDLASGRLDAILGDPLHIFYLAQDNDIKNIALAFDFHTGDDQEVPASHHIGIRNDWPVLHRLVKKAMRLMDDDEIRALENKWGAGINRKVQLTPRELAYLRKHPVVRVSNELEWPPFDFAIGGQAQGFSIDLLRLMAKRIGVSLEFVNGYTWAQLLEMFQRRDIDVIHSLWKTPERAEIGLFTAPYFNSRNHFVIHRDSPGVKDVQDLYGKTVALPAGWVTKSFLEVHHPAVHILAVDNMDQAFEAVNKGEAHATIEIGAVARYHIKKNLLTDLRISERFTEFDRHSPKSLHILVRRDRPVLYQLFEKAMAAVTQEEMAELRTKWLGREEGDMKLDLLPGEYAYLDSRGPIRIAVDPDWMPFECINAKGEHEGMGADFVSLISNRIDKPFILEPTRTWLQSMTYGRERKCDVWPLAMATPERSRYMSFTVPLMTFPIVVATRAQEPFVESLDRILDKPLGVVKGYALGELLRSRYPGIGLVEANTVGHGLAMVRQGSLFGFLDSVPALAHQIRKMGGYDLKINGKFDIEWSLSMGVRKDDPQLLGILDKAVRSVTTEERQGIYNKWIAVKYEQNFDYSFIWKIFMGGILVFGAVFFWNRHLVAMNRKIQIADRFKSEFLANMSHEIRTPMNAIMGLTDLVLLTELTGRQRGFLEKIRVASASLLRLLNDILDFSKIEAGKLSLESIDFKLGEVLGDVEGLIGPRAREKGLSFDLEIENGVPEDLSGDPLRLGQVILNLADNAVKFTETGWVRITAGVETGARGLPKGRTRLRFAVTDTGIGMTSAQADNLFTSFVQADGTTTRKYGGTGLGLSICRRLVELMNGNIELKTECGRGSCFSFSCEFGVVQRQTDTAGTDPSHGAVMPEKMPFDTARLKKIRGARILLVEDNPINQEVAAELLKSQSFAVEIADTGEQAVEILTACSRRGREQGASNGFAAVLMDIQMPVMDGYTATRKIRELPGRSGQIPIITMTAHAMAGEKEKCLGAGMNDYLSKPINPDRLFSALVKWIEPLEGDETRDVHASAEAPEQDSDLPGDLPGIDISGGLARTGGNKMAYYRILTRFCHEQADALDGILNALETGDAETAARRVHTIKGVAGNIGAGELHTAASYLEEQIKAGMDKLPEASLSAFVNAFNEVMEPLGQLKVKTADKGAPVPLTGEAAQNRKQGMAQLIDAFMAEVELDLPRSVELWEAVACRLDSDVEKDLDRKVRTALDAYDSQEALENARLLSQHLGQSVSKG is encoded by the coding sequence ATGATGATACTTGCGGCCCTGCCTGTTTTTTTCGCCCTGATTCCATTTATGGTTCCCCCGGCCCTGGCCGGGCAGCCCCAGGTGGTGACCCTCCAGCTCTCCGCCCCACATCAGTTCCAATTTGCCGGGTATTATACGGCAAAGGAAAAGGGCTTTTACCGGAAGGCCGGGCTGGATGTTCTGATTCTGGAAGGAGGACCCGGAGCGGATGTGGCCGGAGCCGTTGCCGCCGGAGATGCGGATTTCGGCATCCTTGGTTCAGAACGTGTTTTCGACCAGTTTGCTTCCGGTCCGGTGGATCCGGCCCGGCTGAACCAATACCGGCCGGACGGAGAAAAGCCGGTGATCATGGGGTTTATTTACCGGCATTCCTCCAAAGGGCTGACGGTGGATCTCTTGTTTAGCTCCGCCCGCTTTTTAAGCCTCAATCAGGAAAAAGCCGCGGTCTTCCGCCGGGCAAGCCTGAAGGGGTGGCAGTATACCCTGACCCACACCCATGAAGTCATTGACCTGATCATGGATACCTATCAACCGGATACAAGCCGCAGCCAAATGGAAAAAGATGCGGCCCTTTTTCGTTCGGTAATCTTTCCCGGCCTGGCCGGTTTGGGTCAGTTGGAGTCCCGGGTCATCCGGAGCAATGGGCAAACCTATATGGAACTGGACCGGTCTCCCATGGGGGAAAAAGGACTGCTGGCCGGATTTATCTACCATGGGGCACCGCCTGAATCCGTCCGCGTATCCCTCACCCCAGGGGAGGCATTATGGCTTAAACGCCATCCAAGGGTCAGGGTTGCCAATGAAATGAACTGGGCACCCTATAATTTCAACAAATATGGAAAACCCAAGGGGCTGGCCATCGAGTATTTCCAGCGGATGGCCGAGATTCTGGGGATAGAACCGGTATTCATAGACGGCCATACCCGGGCGGAATTGCTGGAGATGTTTAAACAAAAGCAGATCGACATCATGCCCGACTTTTACCGGAACACGGAACGGGAGCCCTTTACATTGTTTACCCCGCCCTACACCCGGGCCCGGCTCAGTGTTTTTGTCCGGAACGATGCCCAGAACGCCCTTACCCTTGAAACACTGAAGGGAAGAAAAGTGGGGATTCTGAAGGGGGACGATTACCTGCCGGCGGCCAGAAAGCGGGTTCCCGGGCTCTTGCTTGAGGAGGGTGAAGACGAACTTGGGCTGATCCGTGATCTGGCATCTGGCCGGCTGGATGCCATATTGGGCGATCCCCTCCATATATTCTACCTGGCCCAAGATAACGATATTAAAAATATTGCCCTGGCCTTTGATTTTCATACCGGCGATGACCAGGAGGTGCCGGCATCACATCATATCGGTATACGCAATGACTGGCCAGTACTCCACCGGCTTGTAAAAAAAGCCATGCGTCTCATGGATGATGATGAAATCAGGGCATTGGAGAACAAATGGGGGGCAGGCATCAACAGAAAGGTTCAGCTCACCCCCAGGGAACTGGCTTACCTGAGAAAACATCCCGTGGTCAGGGTAAGCAATGAGTTGGAATGGCCGCCCTTTGATTTTGCCATCGGCGGCCAGGCCCAGGGGTTCAGCATTGATTTGCTCCGACTCATGGCAAAGCGGATCGGTGTCTCTTTAGAGTTTGTAAACGGCTATACCTGGGCCCAATTGCTGGAGATGTTCCAACGCCGGGATATCGATGTGATCCATTCCCTTTGGAAAACGCCGGAACGGGCTGAAATAGGCCTGTTTACCGCCCCTTATTTTAACAGCCGGAATCATTTTGTCATCCACCGGGACTCGCCCGGGGTGAAAGATGTGCAGGATTTATACGGCAAAACCGTTGCCCTGCCGGCGGGATGGGTTACGAAATCATTCCTGGAGGTGCATCATCCTGCCGTCCATATTCTTGCCGTTGATAATATGGACCAGGCATTTGAGGCGGTAAACAAAGGGGAGGCCCATGCCACCATTGAAATCGGTGCCGTGGCCCGTTATCACATCAAAAAGAATCTGCTCACAGACCTGCGTATCTCCGAGCGGTTTACCGAGTTTGACCGCCACTCCCCAAAATCCCTGCATATCCTGGTGAGACGGGACCGGCCGGTGCTTTATCAATTATTTGAAAAGGCCATGGCCGCTGTCACCCAGGAGGAGATGGCCGAACTCAGGACAAAGTGGCTGGGCCGTGAAGAAGGTGACATGAAGCTGGACCTTCTTCCCGGTGAATATGCCTATCTGGACAGCCGGGGACCGATACGGATTGCCGTTGATCCCGACTGGATGCCCTTTGAATGCATCAATGCCAAGGGGGAGCATGAAGGGATGGGGGCGGATTTTGTCAGCCTGATATCCAACCGGATTGACAAACCCTTTATCCTTGAACCCACAAGAACCTGGCTGCAGAGCATGACATACGGCAGGGAACGAAAATGTGATGTCTGGCCCCTGGCCATGGCCACGCCGGAACGCAGCAGGTATATGAGCTTTACCGTCCCGTTGATGACATTCCCCATCGTTGTTGCGACCCGGGCCCAGGAACCCTTTGTGGAGAGCCTGGACAGAATTTTGGATAAACCCCTGGGGGTGGTTAAGGGATATGCGCTGGGGGAACTGCTCCGCTCAAGATATCCCGGTATCGGTCTTGTGGAGGCCAATACCGTGGGCCATGGCCTGGCCATGGTCCGTCAGGGATCCCTCTTCGGTTTTCTGGACAGTGTCCCCGCACTGGCCCACCAGATCCGGAAAATGGGGGGGTATGATCTTAAAATCAACGGCAAATTCGACATTGAATGGTCCCTTTCCATGGGGGTGAGAAAGGACGATCCCCAACTGCTGGGCATCCTGGACAAAGCCGTGAGATCCGTGACCACGGAAGAACGCCAGGGCATATACAATAAATGGATTGCAGTAAAATATGAGCAGAATTTTGATTATTCCTTTATCTGGAAAATCTTCATGGGCGGGATATTGGTTTTCGGTGCTGTATTTTTCTGGAACCGGCATCTGGTGGCCATGAACCGGAAAATCCAGATTGCTGACCGGTTTAAAAGCGAGTTTCTGGCCAATATGAGCCATGAAATCCGGACGCCCATGAATGCCATCATGGGGCTGACGGACCTTGTCCTGCTCACAGAACTTACCGGCCGGCAGCGTGGATTCCTGGAGAAAATCAGGGTGGCCTCTGCATCACTGCTGAGGCTGCTCAACGATATCCTGGATTTTTCAAAAATAGAGGCGGGAAAGCTCTCTCTGGAATCCATCGATTTCAAACTCGGGGAGGTTTTGGGGGATGTGGAGGGGCTGATCGGGCCCAGAGCCAGGGAAAAGGGACTTTCCTTTGATCTTGAAATCGAGAACGGGGTGCCGGAAGACCTGTCCGGTGACCCCCTGCGCCTGGGCCAGGTCATATTGAACCTGGCCGATAATGCCGTCAAATTCACGGAAACCGGTTGGGTCCGGATCACTGCGGGGGTGGAGACAGGGGCCAGAGGCCTGCCAAAAGGGCGGACCCGGCTCAGGTTTGCCGTGACCGATACCGGCATCGGCATGACAAGTGCCCAGGCGGATAACCTCTTCACTTCATTTGTCCAGGCCGACGGCACCACCACCAGAAAATACGGGGGGACCGGCCTGGGCCTTTCCATCTGCAGGCGCCTGGTTGAACTGATGAACGGAAACATAGAGCTGAAAACCGAGTGCGGCCGGGGAAGCTGTTTCAGCTTTTCCTGTGAATTCGGGGTGGTGCAGCGTCAAACGGATACGGCCGGAACGGACCCCAGCCACGGGGCCGTGATGCCTGAAAAGATGCCCTTTGACACCGCCCGTCTCAAGAAAATCAGGGGAGCCAGAATCCTTCTGGTGGAAGATAATCCCATCAACCAGGAGGTGGCGGCTGAATTATTGAAAAGCCAGTCCTTTGCGGTTGAGATCGCGGATACCGGTGAACAGGCTGTGGAGATACTGACGGCCTGCAGCCGCCGGGGCAGGGAGCAGGGCGCTTCAAACGGGTTTGCCGCTGTCCTCATGGATATTCAGATGCCGGTGATGGACGGGTATACGGCCACCCGGAAAATACGGGAACTGCCCGGACGGTCAGGGCAGATTCCGATCATCACCATGACGGCCCATGCCATGGCCGGGGAAAAGGAAAAATGCCTTGGCGCAGGGATGAACGATTATTTGAGCAAACCCATCAATCCGGACCGGCTTTTTTCCGCACTGGTCAAATGGATTGAACCCTTGGAAGGAGATGAAACCAGGGACGTGCATGCCTCCGCAGAGGCGCCTGAACAGGATAGTGATCTGCCCGGCGACCTGCCTGGCATTGATATCAGCGGGGGACTTGCCCGGACCGGGGGGAACAAAATGGCATATTACAGGATTCTCACAAGATTTTGCCATGAACAGGCCGATGCCCTGGATGGGATTTTAAATGCCCTGGAAACCGGAGATGCTGAAACCGCTGCCAGGCGGGTTCATACCATAAAGGGGGTGGCGGGAAACATCGGTGCCGGGGAACTGCATACGGCGGCATCATACCTGGAGGAACAAATTAAAGCCGGAATGGATAAATTGCCGGAGGCCAGCCTTTCAGCATTTGTAAATGCCTTTAATGAAGTCATGGAACCCCTGGGGCAATTGAAGGTGAAGACAGCCGACAAGGGGGCACCGGTGCCGCTGACCGGCGAAGCGGCACAGAACCGGAAACAGGGGATGGCGCAGTTAATTGATGCGTTTATGGCAGAGGTTGAGCTTGACCTGCCCAGGTCCGTGGAATTATGGGAGGCTGTGGCCTGCCGCCTTGATTCCGATGTTGAAAAGGATCTCGACCGCAAGGTCAGGACGGCACTGGATGCCTATGACAGCCAGGAAGCCCTTGAGAACGCCCGATTGCTCAGTCAGCATCTGGGACAATCGGTTTCAAAGGGCTGA
- a CDS encoding coniferyl aldehyde dehydrogenase: MMTYSDAQMNASNVQTLFQAQRAACLDSPEIPRQKRMELLSTIETILLENDREICEAVSEDFGNRSVHETKILEITPSLMGLRYTRKRLKKWMKPQRRHVSLVFAGGKNRVIPQSKGVVGIVTPWNYPLFLALSPMTSALAAGNRVMVKQATNSQNLCRLLDRLFSEKISREYVSFVPGAGAGEFSSLPFDHIIFTGSPNVGKTVMKTAAASLTPVTLELGGKSPTIIADDFDLGLAVERIMFAKLMNAGQTCVAPDYLFVPKNKMDAFVARAKEVVRHRYPAMAVKDYTCIIDDRAFGRLSETLADARDKGAAIINLLDGPMADVETRKISPCLVTGMTDEMRIMQEEIFGPVLPVFCYDTIEEVMGYINDRERPLGLYLFTNDRHLADRVIAATRSGGVTINDCALHVAQHDIPFGGIGNSGMGHYHGYEGFVEFSKLRPVFRQSRVTLALTPPYGKTINRIYQAVKKMKWLS; encoded by the coding sequence ATGATGACCTATTCTGATGCACAAATGAATGCCAGTAATGTTCAGACCCTGTTCCAGGCCCAGAGGGCCGCTTGCCTGGATTCTCCAGAGATCCCCCGCCAAAAGCGGATGGAACTGCTCAGCACCATCGAGACCATTCTCCTGGAAAATGACAGGGAAATCTGTGAGGCCGTATCCGAGGATTTCGGCAACCGGTCCGTCCACGAAACCAAAATTCTGGAAATCACCCCCTCGCTCATGGGACTGAGGTATACCCGGAAGCGGCTGAAGAAATGGATGAAACCCCAGAGGCGCCACGTATCCCTGGTGTTCGCCGGCGGAAAAAACCGGGTGATTCCACAGTCCAAGGGGGTGGTGGGCATCGTCACCCCCTGGAACTATCCCCTTTTTCTGGCCCTCAGCCCCATGACCTCCGCCCTGGCTGCAGGCAATCGGGTGATGGTGAAACAGGCCACCAACAGCCAGAATCTCTGCCGTCTTCTGGACCGGCTATTTTCAGAAAAGATTTCCCGTGAGTATGTTTCCTTTGTGCCCGGTGCCGGGGCAGGGGAATTTTCCAGCCTCCCCTTCGACCACATCATCTTCACCGGGTCTCCCAATGTGGGAAAAACCGTGATGAAAACCGCCGCTGCCAGCCTCACCCCGGTGACCCTGGAACTGGGAGGGAAATCCCCCACCATCATTGCCGATGATTTTGATCTTGGGCTCGCCGTGGAGCGGATCATGTTTGCCAAGCTGATGAATGCCGGCCAGACCTGCGTTGCTCCGGATTATCTCTTTGTGCCGAAAAATAAAATGGATGCCTTTGTTGCCAGGGCGAAAGAGGTGGTCCGGCACCGCTATCCCGCCATGGCGGTGAAGGATTATACCTGTATTATTGATGACAGGGCCTTTGGACGGCTGTCCGAAACACTGGCAGATGCCCGGGATAAAGGCGCGGCAATCATCAATCTTCTGGACGGTCCCATGGCGGATGTGGAAACCCGTAAGATTTCACCCTGCCTGGTCACCGGGATGACCGATGAAATGCGGATTATGCAGGAAGAGATTTTCGGTCCTGTCCTTCCCGTTTTCTGCTATGACACCATTGAAGAAGTCATGGGGTATATCAATGACCGGGAGCGCCCCCTGGGGCTCTATTTGTTCACCAATGACCGTCACCTGGCGGACCGGGTCATCGCCGCCACCCGTTCCGGAGGGGTGACCATAAATGACTGCGCCCTCCATGTGGCCCAGCACGATATCCCCTTCGGCGGCATCGGCAATTCCGGCATGGGCCATTACCACGGGTATGAAGGGTTTGTGGAGTTTTCGAAACTCCGTCCGGTTTTCAGGCAGTCCCGGGTGACCCTGGCCCTGACCCCGCCCTACGGCAAGACCATCAACCGGATTTACCAGGCCGTTAAAAAAATGAAGTGGCTGTCCTGA
- a CDS encoding diguanylate cyclase → MKNKHKLLIVDDAAENIDILISLLTADYKIGVARDGQRALATAGKTLPDLILLDIMMPGMDGYEVCRRLKANERTKDIPVIFITALSEPMDEAKAFSLGAVDYITKPFTPVTVKARVNTHISLKEKTDMLERMVSLDGLTGIYNRRKFDEILAKEWNRAARYEDPVALVMMDIDYFKTFNDRYGHAGGDECLKAIADCMNNCIERPGDRLCRYGGEEFAAVLPGTGIEGALRVAEKMRAAVYGLGIPHEASLVDSRVTISAGAASAIPGSPGQTPAHLLGLSDEMLYKSKGEGRNRISGAEG, encoded by the coding sequence GTGAAAAATAAACATAAACTCCTGATCGTGGATGATGCGGCGGAAAACATCGATATTCTGATATCGCTGCTGACCGCTGACTATAAAATAGGGGTGGCAAGGGACGGCCAGCGTGCGCTTGCAACAGCCGGGAAAACACTGCCCGACCTGATTCTGCTGGATATCATGATGCCCGGGATGGACGGTTATGAGGTCTGCCGCCGCCTCAAGGCCAATGAACGGACAAAGGATATCCCCGTGATTTTTATCACTGCTTTGTCCGAACCCATGGATGAGGCAAAGGCCTTCAGCCTCGGGGCGGTGGACTATATCACAAAGCCCTTTACCCCTGTCACCGTCAAGGCAAGGGTGAACACCCATATCAGCCTCAAGGAAAAAACAGATATGCTGGAACGCATGGTTTCCCTGGACGGGCTCACAGGAATATACAACCGGCGGAAATTCGACGAAATCCTGGCCAAGGAATGGAACCGGGCGGCCCGTTATGAGGATCCGGTGGCCTTGGTAATGATGGATATTGATTATTTCAAGACATTCAATGACCGTTACGGCCATGCCGGAGGAGATGAATGCCTTAAAGCCATCGCTGACTGCATGAATAATTGTATTGAGCGGCCCGGAGACCGCCTCTGCCGGTACGGCGGAGAGGAATTTGCAGCGGTGCTGCCCGGCACAGGCATTGAGGGCGCTTTGCGGGTGGCTGAAAAAATGAGGGCGGCCGTATATGGCCTGGGTATTCCCCATGAGGCATCCCTGGTCGATTCCCGGGTAACCATCAGTGCCGGAGCGGCCTCTGCCATCCCGGGAAGCCCGGGGCAAACCCCGGCCCACCTTCTGGGACTCTCCGATGAAATGCTTTATAAATCCAAGGGCGAAGGCAGGAACCGGATCTCCGGCGCTGAAGGATAG
- a CDS encoding FAD-dependent oxidoreductase, translated as MRTEKIDTIIIGAGLSGIYAASLLAAKQEKFIVLEARSRVGGRILCPAHKGFFADLGPSWYWPMINPRVSGLVKAMGLKAYPQFESGLCRFQAKDGHSETVAGCPMEPAGWRLEGGMISLIQGLCANLPADTVRLDHPVCEIQRQDSGLLVIVGRLDETPRCRLVADRIILALPPRLAARSILFTPDLSHGLSQAMLRASTWMAGHAKFFALYDKAKWRTSGLSGQGFSLCGPLGEIHDGSGMDNTPYGLTGFLGIPALRRRDKDAMVNAILSQLASVYGEEAGEPVSVYYKDWAKEEFTATEYDKRSAHNHPEFLPPSGKTSIWDKSLHFAGTETADEFGGYLEGALASAERAVHSFC; from the coding sequence ATGCGTACCGAAAAAATTGATACCATTATCATCGGGGCCGGCCTCAGCGGGATCTATGCCGCTTCGCTGCTGGCGGCAAAACAGGAAAAATTTATCGTGCTTGAAGCCCGGTCCCGGGTGGGGGGCAGAATCTTATGCCCGGCCCATAAGGGGTTTTTTGCCGACCTAGGGCCATCCTGGTACTGGCCCATGATCAATCCCAGGGTCAGCGGGCTGGTAAAGGCCATGGGACTGAAAGCGTATCCCCAGTTTGAAAGCGGCCTGTGCCGGTTCCAGGCCAAGGACGGCCATTCCGAAACCGTTGCAGGTTGTCCAATGGAGCCCGCCGGCTGGCGGCTTGAAGGGGGGATGATTTCCCTGATCCAAGGGCTGTGTGCCAATCTGCCCGCAGATACCGTCCGGCTGGACCACCCGGTCTGCGAGATTCAACGTCAGGACAGCGGTCTCCTGGTCATTGTGGGACGGCTTGACGAAACACCCCGGTGCAGGCTTGTGGCCGACAGAATTATTCTGGCGCTGCCGCCGCGCCTGGCCGCCCGTTCCATCCTGTTTACCCCCGATCTTTCCCACGGCCTCAGCCAGGCCATGTTAAGGGCCAGTACCTGGATGGCGGGGCATGCAAAATTTTTTGCCCTTTACGATAAGGCAAAATGGCGGACATCAGGCCTGTCAGGACAGGGTTTCAGCCTCTGCGGCCCCCTGGGGGAAATCCATGACGGATCCGGCATGGATAACACCCCGTACGGCCTGACCGGGTTTCTGGGCATCCCGGCATTGCGGCGCAGGGATAAGGATGCCATGGTGAACGCCATCCTCTCCCAGCTGGCCAGTGTCTACGGTGAGGAGGCCGGAGAGCCGGTTTCCGTTTATTACAAAGACTGGGCAAAGGAAGAATTCACCGCCACCGAATATGACAAGCGCTCCGCCCATAACCATCCGGAATTCCTGCCGCCTTCCGGAAAAACCAGCATCTGGGACAAGAGCCTTCACTTTGCAGGCACTGAAACCGCAGACGAATTCGGCGGCTACCTTGAAGGTGCATTGGCCAGCGCCGAAAGGGCTGTACATTCCTTTTGTTAA